The proteins below come from a single Deltaproteobacteria bacterium genomic window:
- a CDS encoding enoyl-CoA hydratase/isomerase family protein: protein MSYIARVDCGSHETWCISRPERGNALGTTLARELLRAAHALRDASHKPRSLVIRATPVIKGDEATWIAGGDLKELALLRDGDEAKAYVTTMSDALQTIAALPIPVVVAIDGAAIGGGAELALAGDLRLATERSVLEFRQLKAGLATGYGSACRMVQLVGLGRTQGMLFRTESVSATEAVACGLLHEVCKDSAALDLAVTKLCADLAALDPAALAAQKRMLWHATHQDATAARTAELELFATIWRNPGHSAFLDAFASRSSERER from the coding sequence ATGAGTTACATCGCAAGAGTAGACTGCGGCAGCCACGAAACCTGGTGCATCAGCCGCCCCGAGCGCGGCAATGCGCTCGGCACGACGTTGGCACGGGAGTTACTACGCGCGGCGCACGCTCTGCGCGACGCTAGTCACAAGCCACGCTCTTTAGTCATCCGTGCGACACCCGTCATCAAAGGCGATGAGGCCACGTGGATCGCTGGGGGTGACCTCAAGGAACTCGCGCTTCTGCGCGATGGTGACGAGGCTAAGGCCTACGTGACCACGATGAGCGACGCACTGCAAACTATCGCTGCATTACCGATTCCTGTGGTGGTAGCCATTGATGGCGCCGCCATCGGTGGTGGTGCTGAGCTCGCCTTGGCCGGCGACTTGCGCCTAGCAACGGAGCGGTCAGTGCTTGAATTTCGTCAACTAAAGGCTGGACTCGCCACCGGATACGGAAGCGCCTGCCGCATGGTGCAACTTGTTGGCCTTGGCCGCACGCAGGGCATGCTGTTCCGGACCGAAAGTGTCAGCGCCACTGAGGCCGTGGCATGCGGACTGCTACACGAAGTTTGTAAAGACAGTGCCGCCTTGGATTTGGCTGTGACTAAACTCTGCGCTGACCTCGCTGCCCTCGACCCCGCGGCACTTGCTGCACAGAAGAGGATGCTCTGGCATGCAACCCATCAGGATGCGACCGCAGCGCGCACGGCAGAATTAGAACTATTTGCGACCATTTGGCGTAATCCAGGTCATAGCGCCTTTCTCGATGCATTCGCTAGTCGTAGCAGTGAGCGTGAACGTTGA
- a CDS encoding shikimate kinase — MLTGSYMHADSDNAAALMATVQGSNVVLVGASGAGKSAVGRLLARLLGFGFIDLDQEIEVEAGDSVEAIFAARGEDQFRQLESQIVKRLGGLRSHVVATGGGAVMDDENWGLLSQLGAVVWLNTPAEEIARRLLANESELMRRPLLAEVLTHKDTETKHKLLTERINALIGFRAGRYRQAHITVSDHFSTPQSTAQLVRSSLIQSGFLKSSTEVKPYDRWHIL; from the coding sequence TTGCTGACTGGTAGCTATATGCATGCTGATTCTGACAATGCCGCCGCCCTGATGGCCACGGTTCAAGGCTCTAACGTTGTTTTGGTTGGGGCTTCTGGAGCTGGCAAATCTGCGGTTGGTAGACTTCTTGCGCGACTTTTGGGATTCGGCTTCATCGACCTCGATCAGGAGATTGAGGTGGAGGCGGGCGACTCCGTTGAAGCTATTTTTGCCGCTCGGGGTGAGGACCAATTCCGCCAGCTAGAGTCTCAAATAGTTAAAAGACTCGGTGGGTTACGCTCACACGTCGTCGCCACAGGCGGCGGTGCCGTCATGGATGATGAGAACTGGGGCCTGCTGTCGCAGCTAGGTGCTGTGGTGTGGCTCAATACGCCTGCTGAGGAAATCGCCCGGCGCCTGCTCGCCAACGAGAGCGAACTCATGCGGCGCCCCCTATTGGCCGAGGTCCTCACGCACAAAGACACGGAGACTAAACACAAACTTTTAACCGAGCGCATCAACGCGCTGATCGGCTTTCGTGCGGGTCGATACAGGCAGGCTCACATCACCGTGAGTGATCATTTCTCTACCCCCCAGTCTACGGCACAGCTCGTGCGCTCTAGTCTTATCCAATCTGGATTTCTCAAGTCCTCAACAGAAGTCAAACCCTATGATCGTTGGCAC